A single window of Rhipicephalus microplus isolate Deutch F79 chromosome 5, USDA_Rmic, whole genome shotgun sequence DNA harbors:
- the LOC142817188 gene encoding uncharacterized protein LOC142817188, which produces MEEAGMSSGPASSSPSVEELISGMVAGSASDDTEVDAPEFTQASSAPQQPSNIQDCVTGRRNSSSDSGDGACRKRRKYTGAEIKEKMLNEQRLLREQFEAAHKQEMEIRTKALKLQEKLVDAMVDFLNKK; this is translated from the exons ATGGAGGAGGCTGGGATGAGCTCGGGCCCAGCAAGCAGCAGTCCCTCAGTTGAGGAA CTCATCTCTGGCATGGTGGCCGGATCGGCAAGTGACGATACGGAAGTAGATGCACCCGAATTCACACAGGCTTCATCAGCACCTCAGCAGCCAAGCAACATCCAAGACTGTGTCACCGGGCGCAGAAACAGCTCAAGCGACAGTGGAGATGGAGCCTGCAGAAAACGGAGGAAATACACAGGTGCCGAAATCAAGGAGAAGATGCTGAATGAGCAGCGGCTTTTGAGGGAGCAATTTGAAGCCGCCCATAAACAGGAGATGGAAAttcgaaccaaagcattaaagCTGCAGGAGAAACTTGTAGATGCAATGGttgattttttaaataaaaagtgA
- the LOC142817190 gene encoding uncharacterized protein LOC142817190, with protein MELDMLPPRIQRLRLKSMRYKFRMLHVPGKLLATADTLSRITQKASPPLDTVELFAAQVVSGMSEALPLSPEDVRQAQESDESIWWPGISADITSLVTNCEQCASTRVNLAEPLVSTVLPGRPWELVGVDLFHLRSQTFILVVDYHSRYPEVVTLWSTTAQAVIDVLKSIFGRHGIPREVRSDNGPPFSSREFAALAASYGFDHVTSSPHYAQSNGEVERMVRTIKELFRKATDPHLALLSYRDTPGVDGFSPAQLLMGRQLQTKVPKQDSQLCPHCPSRKDVRRKDAAYKQKQAADFNRHHRAQDLSSLRTGQCVWVRPDQVKATVLSPARRPRSYVVETEQGGVLQRNRRHLVPFAPPAPRVEPLPSEEQEPQRTLPPLEPQRTTTVQPPDSLGLPPADSDRSDGVTRTRSGRRVVPPNRLNL; from the exons ATGGAGCTGGACATGCTGCCGCCTCGCATACAGAGGCTCAGGTTAAAGTCCATGCGATACAAGTTCCGAATGCTCCACGTGCCAGGAAAGCTGTTAGCTACGGCAGATACCTTGTCACGCATCACCCAGAAGGCGTCCCCTCCCCTGGACACCGTGGAATTGTTTGCGGCTCAAGTGGTCAGCGGCATGTCAGAAGCCTTGCCACTAAGCCCAGAGGACGTGCGACAAGCACAAGAGTCCGATG AGTCCATTTGGTGGCCTGGCATTTCGGCAGACATTACATCTCTGGTAACTAACTGCGAGCAATGTGCTTCCACTCGGGTGAACCTTGCAGAGCCCCTGGTCTCCACGGTCCTACCTGGACGTCCCTGGGAACTTGTCGGCGTGGACCTGTTCCACCTCCGCAGCCAGACATTCATCTTGGTGGTGGACTACCACTCCAGGTACCCTGAAGTTGTAACCTTGTGGAGCACAACGGCTCAGGCAGTCATCGACGTTCTCAAAAGCATCTTTGGCCGGCATGGGATTCCGCGAGAAGTCAGATCAGACAACGGTCCACCGTTCTCTTCACGCGAGTTTGCAGCATTGGCGGCATCTTACGGCTTTGACCACGTCACCAGCAGCCCGCACTATGCGCAATCGAACGGAGAGGTGGAGAGAATGGTCAGGACAATCAAGGAGTTGTTTCGCAAAGCAACAGACCCTCATCTGGCCTTGCTCAGCTATCGGGACACCCCCGGAGTCGATGGCTTCAGCCCGGCCCAGCTCTTGATGGGACGACAACTCCAAACAAAAGTGCCGAAACAGGACTCCCAGTTATGTCCTCACTGTCCGTCGAGGAAAGACGTGAGGAGAAAAGATGCAGCCTACAAGCAGAAACAGGCCGCTGACTTTAACAGGCATCACAGAGCTCAAGATCTGTCATCGCTCCGAACAGGCCAGTGTGTCTGGGTACGACCTGATCAGGTCAAAGCTACAGTGCTTAGCCCAGCACGCCGACCACGAAGTTATGTCGTGGAAACGGAGCAGGGTGGCGTCCTACAGCGCAACCGGCGTCACCTAGTGCCTTTTGCACCTCCTGCGCCAAGGGTGGAACCACTGCCGTCTGAGGAGCAGGAGCCACAGCGAACACTGCCTCCTCTGGAACCCCAGCGAACTACTACAGTGCAACCACCCGATTCCCTTGGACTGCCCCCTGCAGACAGTGACCGCAGTGATGGTGTGACACGAACACGTAGTGGCCGCCGTGTTGTGCCTCCGAACCGCCTGAACTTGTGA